The Nothobranchius furzeri strain GRZ-AD chromosome 8, NfurGRZ-RIMD1, whole genome shotgun sequence genome includes a region encoding these proteins:
- the zar1 gene encoding zygote arrest protein 1: MLSLTKIRFLIFLIISYVKILSLHTQTVRLHNAEQNFILYFVFKATCNSCHWYLKGAPRHVPHLTPIRPDGERAHCPIYLNSYQEGRSLFNKMAAYGDEPVDSYFYSSYTPYMGRYPRPRDPGWKYKNYFSHYGDSSDAFNNHQRAQLKSILSQINPKLTPRLRKANTKDVAVQVNPKKDASVQCSVGPRTLQAMKRDSQRKRRQEPAVPSAGSPKEAGGVRYPRTLAVYSPIAYRSVTSFLVEDENSKHVSSDAAQTTGGPVESSGTTDAKRDKDCPAEEKTTKFPENKNSRPKLRSEGAQTSSASAAAEEEEARSRARVRFQFLEQKYGYYHCRECNLRWESAYVWCVQGTSKVYFKQFCRKCQKGFNPYRVEDITCHTCNKARCSCSITLRHVDPKRPHRQDLCGRCKGKRLSCDSTFSFKYII, from the exons ATGCTTAGTTTGACTAAGATtagatttttaatatttttaattattagCTATGTGAAGATTTTGTCTCTCCATACCCAAACTGTCCGGCTTCATAATGCAGAACAAAACTTCATCTTGTATTTTGTTTTTAAGGCAACGTGTAACTCTTGTCATTGGTATTTAAAAGGTGCACCACGTCACGTGCCACACCTGACCCCAATTAGGCCTGATGGCGAGCGCGCGCACTGTCCAATCTATTTAAATAGTTACCAGGAGGGTCGGAGCTTGTTCAACAAAATGGCAGCTTATGGAGATGAGCCAGTAGACAGCTACTTCTACTCTTCGTATACCCCCTACATGGGCAGATACCCCAGGCCCAGAGACCCGGGGTGGAAATATAAAAACTACTTCTCCCACTACGGAGACTCTTCTGACGCCTTCAACAACCACCAGCGCGCGCAGCTGAAGTCCATCTTATCTCAAATCAACCCCAAACTCACCCCGAGGCTCAGGAAGGCCAACACCAAGGATGTGGCAGTGCAGGTCAACCCAAAGAAAGACGCATCGGTCCAGTGCTCCGTCGGGCCCCGGACCCTGCAGGCCATGAAGCGGGACTCCCAGCGCAAGAGAAGGCAGGAGCCCGCGGTGCCCAGCGCCGGGAGCCCCAAAGAGGCAGGTGGCGTGCGTTACCCCCGGACCCTCGCCGTTTACTCTCCTATAGCCTACCGGAGCGTCACGTCCTTTCTGGTGGAAGACGAAAACTCCAAACATGTGTCCTCTGACGCAGCGCAGACCACAGGGGGCCCGGTGGAGTCCTCGGGGACCACAGACGCTAAGAGGGACAAGGACTGTCCGGCTGAAGAGAAGACCACAAAGTTTCCCGAAAACAAGAATTCCAGACCGAAGTTGAGGAGCGAAGGAGCGCAGACCTCTTCAGCATCAGCAGCAGCGGAGGAAGAGGAGGCCAGGAGCAGGGCCCGCGTGCGCTTCCAG TTTCTGGAGCAGAAGTATGGATATTATCACTGCAGAGAATGCAACCTGCGATGGGAGAGTGCGTATGTGTGGTGTGTTCAGGGCACAAGCAAG GTTTATTTCAAACAGTTCTGCAGGAAATGCCAAAAAGGCTTCAACCCATACCGTGTTGAGGACATCACATGCCAT ACTTGCAACAAAGCACGCTGCTCCTGCTCCATAACACTACGACACGTTGACCCCAAACGACCCCACAGACAAGACTTGTGTGGCAGGTGCAAAGGCAAGCGGCTCTCCTGCGACAGCACCTTCAGCTTCAAATACATTATCTGA